TCCACAACGCGGGATTTCTCGCGGTCGACCGTCTCGCCTCCGGGTCGGGCGTTCGATGGCGGGTGTCCGGCGAGGCCGAGCGCGCGGAGTGCGAGCTGGAGGGGCGCCGGGTCCTCCTCGTCAAGCCGATGACGTTCATGAATTTGTCCGGCGCGGCGTTGGGCCCCTTGTACCGGAAGCTCGCGGAGGGGCCGGAAGACCTGGTGGTCGTCCACGACGACCTCGACCTCCCGGCGGGCGCCGTGCGGCTCAAGCGCGGCGGCGGCACCGGCGGACACAACGGGCTGAAATCGCTGCGGGAGCACCTGGGCACCCTCGAGTTCCTCAGGGTCCGCGTGGGGATCGGAAGGCCCCCGGAAGGGGTGGACCCCGCCGAGTACGTGCTGCACCCCCCCGATCCCGCATCGAGGGGGGCGTTCGAAGAGGCGGTCGCGGCCGCCTGCGCCGCGCTGGGCGACATCGCCCGGCTCGGTTTCGACAAGGCCATGACGCGGTGGAACGTGAAGCCGCGCAAACCCCGGCCGGACCCTCCGGCGGGGAACATACTCCTTGCCCCCGGCGAAGCGTCCGGGGGCTCGATCAGCCGAAAGGAGGCTAAACCGCAAGATGACACCGAAGAGGTATGAAACCGCCATCCTGTTCGACCCCGAACTCCCGGAGGACCAGAGGAAGGAGTTCCTCGGGAAGCTTTCGGGGGTGGTCGCCTCGTTCCAGGGCGAGGTCCTGAAGACGGACGACTGGGGAAACCGCAAGCTCGCCTACCAGATCCGGAAGAGAAGCAACGCTTTCTACACCTTCCTCCTGTACACAGGCACCCGCGGCGTCGTGGAGGAGGTGGAGCGCAACATCAAGATCTTCGACGGGATCCTGCGCCACCTGACCACCGTCCACACCGCGGAACTGAAGCCCGCCAAGGCCGCCGCTCCCCAGGGGGAGGCCCCGGCGCCGACCGAAGCGCCCGCGTCCGAAACGCCTTCGGCCCCTGCCGGGAAGTGAGGCAACCGCCCGCAATGGAGGGAACGCCGCATGGTCACGTTTAACCGCGTCATCCTGGCGGGGAACCTGGTCCGGGACCCGGAAACGCGCTTCCTGCCTTCCGGGACGGCGGTCACCGGATTTTCCGTGGCGGTGAACTCCCGTTACAAGTCGAAGGCCACCAACGAGGTCAAGGAGGAGGTCTCCTTCTTCGACATCGTAG
This genomic window from Thermodesulfobacteriota bacterium contains:
- the rpsF gene encoding 30S ribosomal protein S6 gives rise to the protein MTPKRYETAILFDPELPEDQRKEFLGKLSGVVASFQGEVLKTDDWGNRKLAYQIRKRSNAFYTFLLYTGTRGVVEEVERNIKIFDGILRHLTTVHTAELKPAKAAAPQGEAPAPTEAPASETPSAPAGK
- the pth gene encoding aminoacyl-tRNA hydrolase; translation: MGNPGRKYQATLHNAGFLAVDRLASGSGVRWRVSGEAERAECELEGRRVLLVKPMTFMNLSGAALGPLYRKLAEGPEDLVVVHDDLDLPAGAVRLKRGGGTGGHNGLKSLREHLGTLEFLRVRVGIGRPPEGVDPAEYVLHPPDPASRGAFEEAVAAACAALGDIARLGFDKAMTRWNVKPRKPRPDPPAGNILLAPGEASGGSISRKEAKPQDDTEEV